The Clostridioides sp. ES-S-0010-02 genome window below encodes:
- a CDS encoding transcription antiterminator: MKERAKKILDFIIKNNNVTSQELQEKFNVSKRTVYYDILSINEELGKRGNIKNIKHKFIFEGNLGNVRKIISAEEDKFLDSEYRKTFILNKILHDEKISIEKLTNEMLLSKNTVVQTITDIKKHLQTMGLKLEYKGKYKVIGDEYVIRELFLLLTQENVLEINSISKEVTDFDTKGCINLTDYSLLNLTKFTKFLNKRIRDGKTLYSYKYLNKAKKISYFNNCKELLCEEANENEQAYVCAYVSSLPSLNSEVKEDVVEEYVDKLIDKFEVNTAIKLESKHEFKKNILRHLHSSYNRIRFKFPISNPMLDETKYKHKSLYKIIKSIIENEEEFPVFEGIREEEIGFIAAYFGGYLRGSRDNGLRKNKVLLVCPNGLMVSKSLEIQLYKYIPTIEIVGIVSIKQLKEVNIYYDYIITTIDIQNVSNVIVVNPLLTTSDIQLLMNKLISVKENEKYFNLELIIQAIRKNGVINNEESLKADLLNIIHKIDEGEMYQPMLKELINEDRVNIIKNVKDWKEAIKIASKPLLEDNSIEDLYIENMIKSVEKYGPYIVLADRFALPHASSKEGVNKLAMSLLIVKDEVDLLGKPVNIFMVLAAIDNTTHIRALASLSEMMYEEENINLIINGDKTSILELINKQN; encoded by the coding sequence ATGAAGGAAAGGGCTAAAAAAATATTAGATTTTATTATTAAAAATAACAATGTAACATCACAAGAGCTACAAGAAAAGTTTAATGTATCAAAAAGAACTGTTTATTACGATATCCTATCTATAAATGAAGAACTAGGAAAAAGAGGTAATATAAAAAATATAAAGCACAAATTTATATTTGAAGGTAACTTAGGTAATGTAAGAAAAATAATTTCAGCTGAAGAAGATAAATTTCTAGATAGTGAATATAGAAAAACTTTTATATTAAACAAGATATTACATGATGAAAAAATATCAATAGAAAAACTAACAAATGAAATGTTACTTTCAAAAAACACAGTAGTACAAACAATAACTGATATAAAAAAGCACCTTCAAACAATGGGACTAAAATTAGAGTACAAGGGAAAGTACAAAGTAATAGGTGATGAATATGTTATTAGAGAACTTTTCTTGCTACTTACACAAGAAAATGTATTAGAAATTAATTCTATAAGTAAGGAAGTAACTGACTTTGATACAAAGGGATGCATAAACCTTACAGATTACTCTTTATTAAATTTAACTAAGTTTACAAAGTTTCTAAATAAAAGAATAAGAGATGGGAAAACCTTGTATTCTTATAAATATCTAAATAAAGCTAAAAAAATTAGTTACTTTAATAATTGTAAAGAACTTTTGTGTGAAGAAGCTAATGAAAATGAACAAGCCTATGTATGTGCTTATGTAAGTTCACTTCCTAGTTTAAATAGTGAAGTTAAGGAAGATGTTGTTGAAGAATATGTAGATAAACTTATAGACAAGTTTGAAGTAAATACAGCAATAAAATTAGAAAGTAAACATGAGTTTAAAAAAAATATTTTAAGGCACTTGCATTCTTCTTACAACAGAATAAGATTTAAGTTTCCTATTAGCAACCCTATGCTAGACGAAACGAAGTATAAACATAAGTCACTTTATAAGATTATAAAGTCAATTATAGAAAATGAAGAAGAGTTTCCTGTATTTGAAGGTATAAGAGAAGAAGAAATAGGATTTATAGCAGCATATTTTGGAGGATACTTAAGAGGTTCTAGAGATAATGGTCTAAGAAAGAATAAAGTTTTACTAGTTTGTCCTAATGGTCTTATGGTATCAAAGAGTTTGGAAATACAGCTATACAAATACATACCAACTATAGAAATAGTAGGTATAGTATCTATTAAGCAACTAAAAGAAGTAAATATATACTATGATTACATAATTACAACCATAGACATACAAAATGTAAGTAATGTAATAGTTGTGAATCCTCTTTTAACAACATCAGACATTCAATTACTGATGAACAAACTCATAAGTGTAAAAGAAAATGAGAAGTATTTCAATCTTGAACTGATAATACAGGCGATAAGAAAAAATGGAGTTATTAATAACGAAGAATCATTAAAAGCTGACTTATTAAACATAATACATAAGATAGATGAAGGAGAGATGTATCAACCAATGTTAAAGGAATTAATTAATGAAGATAGGGTCAATATAATAAAAAATGTTAAAGATTGGAAAGAAGCAATAAAAATAGCCTCAAAACCATTGTTAGAAGACAACTCTATAGAAGACTTGTATATAGAAAATATGATAAAGTCAGTTGAAAAGTATGGACCTTATATTGTTTTAGCTGATAGATTTGCTCTACCACATGCAAGTTCTAAAGAAGGGGTAAACAAACTTGCCATGTCTTTACTTATAGTAAAAGATGAGGTTGATTTATTAGGAAAGCCAGTGAATATATTTATGGTACTAGCTGCTATAGATAACACTACTCACATCAGAGCATTAGCATCACTTTCAGAAATGATGTATGAAGAAGAAAATATAAATTTAATAATTAATGGAGACAAAACCTCAATACTAGAACTTATAAATAAACAAAATTAG
- a CDS encoding PTS ascorbate transporter subunit IIC: MLDFISNNILRNPSMLIGLIAAFGLILQKKKASDVIKGALLAAFGIIIMETGTGMLVSSIAPINGAFQSISGGAVTEGLSDVTFTASYGGVIGLAMFVGLALHLMIARFTPIKTIFLTGHMLYWFPFIFVASGVEAGLGGGVLIAFAAVLSALYWSIMPWLLRKYVFDVIGDESFTLGHPAGCLALVSGFVAKLVGNKEKSTEDINIPQSLSFFREISISGGMAVFLMFIVVGIVIPGAFKDANEFIGTYAIKQGLSFGAGLIIMLHGVRMLINQIMPAFQGISEKVVPNALPAFDCPILFNYKPNAVLIGFLVATLTSTAMILICNYFNIFNMLIIPLVITSFFECGAAAVIGESQGGIRGAIIGTAVAAILMVALVGISAVIYSGTIKNWILIFGGNDLSLFGIISKFIGSLFGGVL, from the coding sequence ATGCTTGATTTTATTTCAAATAATATTTTACGTAATCCGTCTATGCTAATTGGATTAATAGCAGCATTTGGTCTTATATTACAGAAAAAGAAAGCATCAGATGTTATAAAGGGGGCATTACTTGCAGCTTTTGGAATCATAATTATGGAAACTGGAACAGGTATGTTAGTCAGTTCGATAGCACCAATTAATGGAGCTTTCCAAAGTATAAGTGGTGGTGCGGTAACAGAAGGTTTAAGTGATGTTACTTTTACTGCAAGTTATGGAGGAGTTATAGGTTTAGCTATGTTTGTAGGTCTAGCTCTTCATTTAATGATAGCAAGATTTACACCTATTAAGACAATCTTCTTAACAGGTCACATGCTTTACTGGTTTCCGTTTATATTTGTAGCATCAGGAGTTGAAGCTGGATTAGGTGGTGGAGTATTAATAGCTTTTGCAGCAGTACTATCAGCACTTTACTGGTCAATAATGCCATGGTTATTAAGAAAGTATGTATTTGACGTTATTGGAGATGAATCTTTTACACTAGGGCATCCAGCGGGTTGTTTAGCACTTGTATCAGGGTTTGTCGCTAAGTTAGTAGGAAATAAAGAAAAGTCTACAGAAGATATAAACATACCTCAAAGTTTATCATTCTTTAGAGAAATATCTATAAGTGGTGGAATGGCAGTATTTTTAATGTTTATAGTTGTTGGAATAGTAATACCAGGGGCATTTAAGGATGCTAATGAGTTTATTGGAACATATGCAATAAAGCAAGGTCTTTCTTTTGGGGCAGGTCTTATAATCATGCTTCATGGGGTAAGAATGTTAATAAATCAAATAATGCCAGCATTCCAAGGCATATCAGAAAAAGTTGTACCAAACGCACTACCAGCTTTTGACTGTCCAATACTATTTAACTATAAGCCAAATGCTGTATTAATAGGATTTTTAGTTGCTACGTTAACATCTACAGCTATGATTTTAATATGTAACTATTTCAATATATTTAACATGTTAATTATACCACTTGTTATAACTTCATTCTTTGAGTGCGGAGCAGCAGCAGTAATAGGAGAATCGCAAGGTGGTATACGTGGAGCTATAATAGGTACAGCTGTAGCTGCAATACTTATGGTAGCTTTAGTAGGAATATCTGCTGTAATTTACTCAGGAACTATTAAAAACTGGATACTAATATTTGGTGGTAACGACCTTTCATTATTTGGTATAATCAGTAAGTTTATAGGTTCATTATTTGGAGGAGTATTATAA
- a CDS encoding PTS sugar transporter subunit IIB translates to MKILAVCGFGVGSSMVLKMTIQKVLKQLSIEGEVENTDINSARGADCDCIFTSQELLNELKGTCNVPVYPVKKYMDLAEVTEVVQTFLNDKK, encoded by the coding sequence ATGAAAATATTAGCAGTATGTGGATTTGGTGTAGGTTCATCAATGGTATTAAAAATGACGATACAAAAGGTTTTAAAGCAGTTAAGTATAGAAGGTGAAGTAGAAAATACAGATATAAACTCAGCTAGAGGAGCTGATTGTGACTGTATATTTACAAGCCAAGAATTATTAAATGAATTAAAAGGAACTTGTAATGTACCAGTATATCCAGTTAAGAAGTATATGGACTTAGCAGAAGTTACAGAAGTTGTTCAAACCTTTTTAAATGATAAGAAATAG